A part of Pantoea vagans genomic DNA contains:
- a CDS encoding glucan biosynthesis protein D, whose amino-acid sequence MNRRMFMKASMAFSAVSGMTGLSTLFAQSAWAEDGIADGTAVRFDFDVLKKNAAALAKKPWGGAPGALPETLATLTPQAYNEIQYDANHSLWNNLPDRQLDVQFFHVGMGFKRRIRMFSVDGASREAREIHFRPELFNYNNAHVDTKQLEGKTDLGFAGFRAFKKPELARRDIVSFLGASYFRAVDDTFQYGLSARGVAINTFSNGQEEFPDFTAFWFETPKAEDTTFTCYALLDGASLTGAYKFIIHCEEKRVVMEVENHLFARKEIRQIGISPMTSMFSCGTNERRMCNTYHPQIHDSDRLAMWTGKGEWIARPLNNPQRLQFNAYEDENPRGFGLLQLNHDFKDYQDVIGWYDKRPSLWVEPVGKWGKGAINLMEIPTTGETLDNIVCFWQPAEPVKAGSELNFSYKLYWSGLPPVRSGLARVDATRTGIGGFPEGWAPGEHFPETWCRRFAIDFIGGDLQAAAPKGIEPVITVSSGSVKQVEILYVDPLKGFRILFDWYPNSDSTQPVEMRLFLRSKDETLSETWLYQYFPPAPDQRKYVDDRQMTVG is encoded by the coding sequence ATGAATCGAAGAATGTTTATGAAAGCGTCAATGGCCTTCTCCGCCGTCAGCGGCATGACCGGCCTGTCAACGCTGTTTGCGCAATCCGCATGGGCAGAAGATGGCATTGCTGACGGAACCGCCGTACGCTTCGATTTTGACGTACTGAAGAAAAACGCGGCCGCGCTGGCGAAAAAACCCTGGGGCGGTGCACCAGGCGCGCTGCCGGAGACGCTGGCTACACTGACCCCGCAGGCGTACAACGAAATTCAGTATGACGCTAACCACTCACTGTGGAATAACCTGCCTGACCGTCAGCTGGATGTGCAGTTCTTCCATGTTGGTATGGGCTTTAAGCGTCGCATCCGTATGTTCTCTGTTGACGGCGCAAGCCGCGAGGCGCGCGAAATTCATTTCCGCCCCGAGCTGTTCAACTACAACAACGCCCACGTGGATACAAAGCAGCTGGAGGGCAAAACTGACCTCGGCTTCGCCGGTTTCCGCGCCTTTAAAAAGCCGGAGCTGGCCCGTCGCGACATCGTCTCGTTCCTCGGCGCAAGCTACTTCCGTGCCGTTGACGATACCTTCCAGTACGGTCTCTCGGCGCGTGGCGTGGCGATTAACACTTTCAGCAACGGTCAGGAAGAGTTCCCGGACTTCACCGCCTTCTGGTTTGAAACGCCAAAAGCGGAAGATACCACTTTCACCTGTTACGCCCTGCTGGATGGTGCCAGCCTGACCGGTGCTTATAAGTTCATCATTCATTGCGAAGAGAAACGCGTGGTGATGGAAGTAGAAAACCACCTGTTTGCCCGTAAAGAGATCCGTCAGATCGGCATCTCGCCAATGACCAGCATGTTCAGCTGCGGCACCAACGAACGTCGCATGTGCAACACTTACCATCCGCAGATCCACGACTCCGATCGTCTGGCGATGTGGACCGGTAAAGGCGAATGGATTGCGCGCCCGCTGAATAATCCGCAGCGTCTGCAGTTCAACGCCTATGAAGATGAGAATCCGCGGGGCTTTGGCCTGCTGCAGCTGAATCACGACTTCAAAGATTACCAGGATGTGATTGGCTGGTATGACAAACGTCCGAGCCTGTGGGTTGAGCCGGTCGGCAAGTGGGGCAAAGGCGCGATCAACCTGATGGAAATCCCAACCACGGGTGAAACGCTGGATAACATCGTCTGCTTCTGGCAACCGGCGGAACCGGTCAAAGCGGGCAGTGAGCTGAACTTCTCCTACAAACTCTACTGGAGTGGTCTGCCGCCAGTGCGAAGCGGTCTGGCACGCGTGGATGCCACCCGTACCGGTATCGGTGGCTTCCCGGAAGGCTGGGCGCCTGGCGAGCACTTCCCTGAAACCTGGTGCCGTCGCTTCGCCATCGATTTTATTGGTGGTGATCTGCAGGCTGCCGCGCCGAAAGGCATTGAACCGGTGATTACTGTCTCATCCGGCAGCGTGAAGCAGGTAGAAATTCTGTATGTCGATCCGCTGAAGGGATTCCGCATTCTGTTTGACTGGTATCCGAACAGTGATTCCACTCAGCCGGTGGAGATGCGTCTGTTCCTGCGTAGCAAGGATGAAACGCTGAGCGAAACGTGGCTTTATCAGTATTTCCCGCCTGCGCCGGATCAGCGCAAATATGTCGATGACCGTCAGATGACGGTGGGTTGA
- the elaB gene encoding stress response protein ElaB, translating into MVNQTNQFETNLDDDIALLTETLEEVLKASGDPADQKYIELKSKAEQALNDVKSRVSQASDSYYYRAKQAAYRADDYVHEKPWQGVGIGATAGLVLGLLLARR; encoded by the coding sequence ATGGTAAACCAGACAAATCAATTCGAAACGAACCTCGATGACGATATTGCGTTACTGACCGAAACGCTGGAAGAAGTGCTTAAGGCATCAGGCGATCCGGCCGATCAGAAGTACATTGAGCTCAAAAGCAAAGCCGAACAGGCGCTGAACGATGTGAAATCCCGTGTCAGCCAGGCGTCAGATAGCTACTACTATCGCGCTAAACAGGCGGCTTACCGCGCTGACGATTACGTGCATGAAAAACCGTGGCAGGGCGTCGGTATTGGCGCAACTGCCGGTCTGGTGCTCGGTCTGCTGCTGGCCCGTCGCTAA
- a CDS encoding nicotinamide mononucleotide deamidase-related protein YfaY, with translation MIRVEMLSTGDEVLHGQIVDTNAAWLADVLFQQGLPMTSRTTVGDSLESLIATLQARSHEADVLIVNGGLGPTSDDLSALAAARASGVELAMQQAWLEQMEAWFASRGRVMAASNRKQAEIPANAELIDNPVGTACGFALQLNRCWMFFTPGVPSEFKVMVEQQIIPRLKAKFSPPEPPVCLRLTTFGRGESDIAAELEPLALPEGVVMGYRSSMPIIEIKLTGSASQRVAMEQVWQQVRLLLAECTIFEGTEGLPALLARELEQRGEQLAVSEQYTAGLLYWQLAAASVPLRGADILRPQQETLEQQVSRTRDLAAQQQAALALSIGSLEQEEISVALHTPEGSFGQRVKFSTGRYNLETRQKVVAMMAMNMLRRWLHGSEVSTGHGWIDVVETVRQ, from the coding sequence GTGATTAGAGTTGAGATGCTGTCAACCGGGGATGAGGTGCTGCATGGCCAAATCGTCGATACCAACGCAGCCTGGCTGGCGGACGTACTGTTTCAGCAGGGTTTACCGATGACCAGCCGCACCACTGTAGGGGATTCACTCGAGTCGCTGATCGCCACGCTGCAGGCGCGCAGTCATGAGGCCGATGTGCTGATCGTCAATGGCGGTCTGGGGCCAACCAGTGATGATCTTAGTGCGCTGGCTGCGGCCCGCGCTAGTGGGGTTGAACTGGCGATGCAGCAGGCGTGGCTGGAGCAGATGGAAGCCTGGTTCGCCAGCCGTGGACGGGTGATGGCGGCCAGCAATCGCAAGCAGGCTGAAATCCCGGCCAATGCGGAGCTGATTGATAATCCGGTCGGAACCGCCTGTGGCTTTGCCCTGCAACTTAATCGCTGCTGGATGTTCTTCACGCCTGGCGTGCCGTCTGAATTTAAAGTGATGGTGGAGCAGCAGATCATTCCGCGTCTGAAAGCAAAATTCTCGCCGCCTGAGCCGCCGGTTTGTCTGCGGCTGACCACCTTTGGTCGCGGTGAAAGTGATATTGCCGCCGAACTGGAGCCACTCGCCCTGCCGGAAGGGGTGGTGATGGGGTATCGTTCGTCAATGCCAATCATTGAGATCAAGCTTACCGGCTCGGCCAGCCAGCGGGTGGCGATGGAGCAGGTGTGGCAGCAGGTGCGTCTGCTGCTGGCGGAGTGCACCATTTTTGAAGGCACCGAAGGCTTACCAGCACTGCTGGCCCGCGAGCTGGAGCAGCGTGGTGAACAACTGGCAGTCAGCGAGCAATACACCGCCGGGCTACTTTACTGGCAACTGGCGGCCGCCAGCGTGCCGTTGAGGGGCGCTGATATCCTGCGCCCTCAGCAGGAGACGCTGGAGCAGCAGGTGAGCCGTACCCGCGATCTTGCCGCGCAGCAGCAGGCAGCGCTGGCGCTCTCGATTGGCAGCCTGGAACAGGAAGAGATTTCGGTGGCGTTGCATACGCCAGAGGGCAGTTTTGGTCAGCGGGTGAAGTTCAGCACCGGTCGCTATAACCTTGAAACGCGGCAGAAGGTGGTGGCGATGATGGCGATGAACATGCTGCGTCGCTGGTTGCATGGCAGTGAAGTCAGCACCGGTCACGGCTGGATTGATGTAGTTGAAACTGTCAGACAGTAA
- the yfaE gene encoding class I ribonucleotide reductase maintenance protein YfaE, producing MSRDVVILRTSGTRLECTDEHTNLLTLLEANNLCVEFQCREGYCGSCRMRLLKGEVHYPQRPLAFVQQDEILPCCCKAKGEIELEL from the coding sequence ATGAGCCGTGACGTTGTTATTCTGCGCACTTCCGGCACCCGGCTGGAATGCACAGACGAGCACACCAACCTGCTGACGCTGCTGGAAGCCAATAATCTCTGCGTGGAGTTTCAGTGCCGCGAAGGTTACTGCGGCTCCTGCCGGATGCGGCTGCTGAAAGGCGAAGTGCATTACCCACAGCGGCCGCTGGCTTTTGTGCAGCAGGATGAGATCCTGCCCTGCTGCTGCAAAGCTAAAGGCGAGATTGAGCTTGAGTTATAA
- the nrdB gene encoding class Ia ribonucleoside-diphosphate reductase subunit beta, whose amino-acid sequence MAYSTFSQNKNDQLKEPMFFGQSVNVARFDQQKYDIFEKLIEKQLSFFWRPEEVDVSRDRIDYQALPDHEKHIFISNLKYQTLLDSIQGRSPNVALLPLISIPELETWIETWAFSETIHSRSYTHIIRNIVNDPAVVFDDIVTNEQILARAQDISRYYDDLIEMTNYWHQLGEGTHQVNDKEVVVSLRALKKQLYICLMSVNALEAIRFYVSFACSFAFAERELMEGNAKIIKLIARDEALHLTGTQHMLNLLRSGEDDPEMKEIAAECREECFELFKKAALQEKEWADYLFSGGSMIGLNKDILCQYIEYITNIRMQAVGLDLPFQTRSNPIPWINSWLVSDNVQVAPQEVEVSSYLVGQIDSEVGANDFDDFQL is encoded by the coding sequence CAGCTGAAAGAGCCGATGTTTTTCGGTCAGTCAGTCAACGTGGCGCGCTTTGACCAGCAGAAATATGACATCTTTGAAAAGCTGATCGAAAAGCAGCTCTCCTTCTTCTGGCGTCCGGAAGAGGTGGACGTCTCGCGCGACCGTATCGACTATCAGGCGCTGCCGGACCACGAAAAGCATATTTTCATCAGCAACCTGAAGTACCAGACGCTGCTGGATTCGATTCAGGGTCGCAGCCCGAACGTCGCCCTGCTGCCGCTGATCTCCATTCCGGAGCTGGAAACCTGGATTGAAACCTGGGCGTTCTCTGAGACGATTCACTCCCGTTCTTACACCCATATCATCCGTAACATCGTGAACGATCCGGCGGTGGTGTTTGACGATATCGTCACCAATGAGCAGATTCTGGCGCGTGCTCAGGATATCTCACGCTATTACGACGATCTGATTGAGATGACCAACTACTGGCATCAGCTGGGCGAAGGCACCCATCAGGTCAACGATAAAGAGGTTGTGGTCAGCCTGCGTGCGCTGAAGAAGCAGCTTTATATCTGTCTGATGAGCGTCAATGCGCTGGAAGCTATCCGTTTCTATGTCAGCTTCGCCTGTTCCTTCGCTTTCGCCGAGCGCGAGCTGATGGAAGGCAACGCTAAAATCATCAAGCTGATCGCCCGCGATGAAGCGCTGCACCTGACCGGCACCCAGCACATGCTGAACCTGCTGCGCAGCGGTGAAGACGATCCGGAGATGAAAGAGATTGCGGCAGAGTGCCGTGAAGAGTGCTTCGAGCTGTTTAAGAAGGCGGCGCTGCAGGAGAAAGAGTGGGCAGACTATCTGTTCAGCGGCGGCTCGATGATCGGCCTGAACAAAGACATTCTCTGCCAGTACATTGAGTACATCACCAATATCCGTATGCAGGCAGTTGGCCTTGATCTGCCTTTCCAGACGCGCTCTAACCCGATTCCATGGATCAACTCATGGCTGGTGTCGGACAACGTGCAGGTTGCGCCGCAGGAAGTGGAAGTGAGCTCTTATCTGGTCGGTCAGATCGACTCTGAAGTGGGCGCTAACGACTTCGACGACTTCCAGCTTTAA